One Ignavibacterium sp. DNA segment encodes these proteins:
- the bshC gene encoding bacillithiol biosynthesis cysteine-adding enzyme BshC has translation MFINFSEIPKHQNLFLDYLYRFDNVKEFYKNNFRNKEGFSNLFKSITESKKDKQFQISPIIKNQYSDFQTVSARTLKNIDSLDNTKTITIVTGQQVGILGGPLYTVYKILTAVRLANQLNERFEEYKFVPVFWLEGDDHDFNEVRSINIFDTENQVQNLGYKTEIEDDEAKLSVGNISFDESISDFLSSLENSLRQTDFKDGLLSKLKTFYAQGKTFKQSFKELIFWLFDEYGLVIFDPQDAAIKQLLKPIFKKEVINFQQHTENLIQRSADLEELYHAQVKVKPVNLFYHTDDGRFSVEPVDEIFKLRRKRKQFTKEEILNEIEEHPERFSPNVLLRPICQDYLLPTGFYIAGPSEISYFAQVTPLYDFYKIPTPVIYPRTSITLIEKNVNDALNKYDLTLKDIFSRLTDLKHKVIAGLSESNIDTSFVNAENEIELIFDRIKENLFAVDKTLVDSSDKYKDRVIYVLNELRNKAVKAQENKHETTVRQLTRISHLLYPNENLQEREINFTYFFNKYGIELIKKIFEEISVNEFEHQIIIL, from the coding sequence ATGTTCATTAATTTCAGCGAGATACCTAAACATCAGAATTTATTCCTAGATTATCTTTACAGATTCGATAATGTAAAAGAATTCTATAAAAATAATTTTAGAAATAAGGAAGGTTTTTCCAATTTATTTAAAAGTATCACTGAATCAAAAAAAGATAAACAATTTCAAATCTCACCAATTATTAAAAATCAGTATTCTGATTTTCAAACAGTCTCTGCCAGAACACTCAAAAATATTGACTCGCTTGATAACACTAAAACCATAACAATTGTAACCGGACAACAAGTCGGGATACTCGGCGGACCGCTTTACACAGTTTACAAAATACTTACTGCAGTAAGACTTGCAAATCAGCTTAATGAAAGATTTGAAGAGTATAAATTTGTACCCGTATTCTGGCTCGAAGGTGATGATCATGATTTTAATGAGGTCAGGTCAATTAATATCTTTGATACTGAAAATCAAGTTCAGAATTTAGGGTATAAAACTGAAATTGAAGATGATGAAGCTAAACTAAGTGTTGGCAATATAAGTTTTGATGAATCAATCAGCGATTTTTTATCATCACTTGAAAACTCTTTAAGGCAGACTGATTTTAAAGATGGATTATTGAGTAAACTGAAAACCTTTTATGCCCAGGGTAAAACTTTTAAACAAAGTTTCAAGGAACTTATCTTCTGGCTGTTTGATGAATATGGACTTGTGATTTTTGATCCACAGGATGCAGCAATTAAACAGTTATTAAAACCAATTTTCAAAAAAGAAGTCATCAATTTTCAACAGCATACAGAAAATTTAATTCAAAGAAGTGCAGATCTTGAAGAATTATATCATGCTCAGGTAAAAGTTAAACCGGTTAATTTGTTTTATCACACTGATGACGGAAGGTTTTCTGTTGAGCCTGTTGACGAAATATTCAAACTCAGACGAAAAAGAAAGCAATTCACTAAAGAAGAAATACTGAACGAAATTGAAGAACATCCTGAAAGATTTAGTCCTAATGTTTTGCTAAGACCAATTTGTCAGGACTATCTGCTGCCAACCGGATTTTATATTGCCGGTCCAAGTGAAATATCTTACTTTGCACAAGTAACTCCTCTATATGATTTTTATAAAATCCCAACGCCGGTAATTTATCCAAGAACTTCTATTACACTTATTGAGAAAAATGTCAATGATGCACTAAACAAATATGATTTAACATTGAAAGATATTTTTTCAAGATTAACCGATCTAAAACATAAAGTTATTGCCGGTCTTTCAGAAAGTAATATTGATACTTCATTTGTAAATGCTGAAAATGAAATTGAATTGATTTTTGACCGGATAAAAGAAAATCTTTTTGCAGTTGATAAAACTCTTGTTGATTCAAGTGATAAATATAAAGATAGAGTTATCTATGTATTAAATGAGTTAAGAAATAAAGCTGTTAAAGCTCAGGAGAATAAGCACGAAACTACTGTAAGACAGCTTACAAGAATATCTCATCTTTTATATCCTAATGAAAACCTTCAGGAACGGGAAATTAACTTTACTTATTTTTTCAATAAATATGGAATAGAGCTGATTAAAAAGATATTTGAAGAAATATCAGTAAACGAGTTCGAACATCAGATAATTATTTTATAG
- the aroA gene encoding 3-phosphoshikimate 1-carboxyvinyltransferase, giving the protein MIKNFSKVKSVKGELNLTGDKSISHRAIIFSGMASGKSSITNLSQGHDVISTLVLMHNLGAGVLTKNRSVIINGLGYKGFEAPSSELYCGNSGTTARLISGLLAVQKFSSKLTGDESLSKRPMKRVIEPLKKMGAQFITNENYTLPFTINPAEKTINITYEMPVASAQVKSAILIAGLHSEDETTIIEKDRTRNHTELMLGLPVKTENEKIISSSSLKYYPSANEYFIPGDISTSAFHIVLTLLTSDSELKINNVSLNPTRTGFIEVLKKMGADIKYEDIKFSSNEPYGNVIVKSSVLKNIKINSDIIPNIIDEIPILTIAGIFADGDFEIRNAKELRVKESDRIKSLCYNLNLLGLDIDEFDDGFIISGGIKKSDLSFQSFNDHRIAMTFAILSMLLESGGEVNDFECVSISNPKFENQINSIIQ; this is encoded by the coding sequence TTGATTAAAAACTTCTCAAAAGTAAAATCTGTAAAAGGGGAATTAAACCTGACAGGTGATAAATCAATATCACATCGGGCGATTATATTTTCTGGTATGGCTTCAGGTAAATCATCAATTACAAATCTTTCTCAGGGCCACGATGTAATTTCAACACTGGTTTTGATGCATAATCTTGGAGCAGGTGTATTAACAAAAAACAGAAGTGTGATTATAAACGGTCTTGGTTATAAAGGATTTGAAGCTCCTTCTTCTGAATTATACTGCGGAAATTCAGGAACGACAGCAAGATTAATCTCAGGTCTTTTAGCTGTACAAAAATTTTCCTCTAAATTAACTGGTGATGAATCGCTTTCTAAAAGACCAATGAAAAGGGTAATTGAACCATTAAAGAAAATGGGCGCACAATTTATAACTAATGAAAATTATACATTACCTTTTACTATTAATCCAGCTGAAAAAACAATAAATATAACTTATGAAATGCCAGTTGCAAGTGCTCAGGTAAAGAGTGCAATCTTGATCGCTGGTTTACATTCGGAAGATGAAACAACAATTATTGAAAAGGACAGAACCAGAAATCACACTGAACTGATGCTTGGATTGCCTGTAAAAACTGAAAATGAAAAAATTATTTCTTCATCTTCGTTAAAATATTATCCTTCTGCAAATGAATATTTTATTCCCGGCGATATTTCAACTTCTGCATTTCATATTGTGTTAACACTGTTAACATCTGATTCCGAGCTTAAGATTAATAATGTTTCACTAAATCCAACAAGAACAGGGTTTATTGAAGTATTAAAAAAAATGGGTGCTGATATCAAATATGAGGATATTAAATTCTCTAGCAATGAACCGTACGGAAATGTTATAGTTAAATCATCAGTTCTGAAAAACATTAAAATTAATTCCGATATAATTCCCAATATAATTGATGAGATTCCTATACTTACTATTGCCGGAATATTTGCTGATGGGGATTTTGAAATCAGGAATGCAAAGGAACTTCGCGTAAAGGAGTCTGACAGGATTAAATCTTTATGTTACAATCTTAATTTGCTGGGATTGGATATTGATGAATTTGATGATGGATTCATTATATCCGGTGGTATCAAAAAATCAGATTTGTCTTTTCAAAGTTTTAATGATCATAGAATTGCAATGACATTTGCAATTTTAAGTATGTTATTAGAAAGCGGGGGAGAAGTAAATGATTTTGAATGTGTCAGTATTTCAAATCCAAAATTTGAAAATCAGATTAATTCAATTATTCAATAA
- a CDS encoding lysylphosphatidylglycerol synthase transmembrane domain-containing protein gives MVEVVKDIVNKNIFIQRYKNVIAIIAKAAIALGLLYYLINSVNLNEIVSAIQNADIVLLSIAFALSILNIWLQFYKWKLTSNVILQENKNSKIWLSLFYGFSAGVFTPARTGEYIGRALAYKDKSLLTVTIATFLDKLFLLIMVAFIGSLSSILFLHYYYNITYYITISLFLTVFILFYLVIMLIFNAEFWNNFLFRKISNSKKFKWFFAKIKHFHLLDKKYAVKMIFASFLLYSCFIIQFAFLAAAFSNQHSFLHYIWAGNLVMFAKTIIPPVSFGELGIREGASVYFIKQFGGTASTGFNASIFLFLINLLLPSLLGLILLLKRNND, from the coding sequence TTGGTTGAAGTTGTAAAAGATATTGTTAATAAAAACATTTTTATACAACGATATAAAAATGTTATTGCAATTATCGCTAAAGCAGCAATTGCCTTAGGATTATTATATTATTTAATAAACTCAGTAAACTTAAACGAAATTGTCTCAGCAATTCAAAATGCTGATATAGTTTTATTATCAATTGCCTTTGCTTTAAGCATATTAAATATTTGGCTTCAGTTTTATAAGTGGAAACTAACATCAAATGTAATTCTGCAGGAAAATAAAAACTCTAAAATCTGGCTATCATTATTTTATGGTTTTTCAGCCGGAGTTTTTACACCAGCTAGAACAGGTGAGTATATTGGAAGAGCGTTAGCATATAAAGATAAATCGTTATTAACAGTAACTATAGCAACCTTTCTGGATAAACTGTTCCTTCTGATAATGGTAGCTTTTATCGGCTCCTTATCAAGCATCCTTTTTTTGCACTATTATTATAACATAACCTACTACATAACTATTAGTTTGTTTTTAACAGTCTTTATCCTGTTCTATCTGGTAATAATGCTGATTTTTAATGCAGAGTTTTGGAATAATTTTCTTTTTAGAAAAATCAGTAATTCAAAGAAGTTCAAATGGTTTTTCGCAAAGATTAAACATTTCCATTTGCTTGACAAAAAATATGCAGTTAAGATGATATTTGCCTCATTCTTGCTTTATAGTTGCTTTATTATTCAGTTTGCTTTTCTTGCTGCAGCTTTCTCAAATCAACATAGTTTTTTACACTACATTTGGGCTGGTAATCTTGTAATGTTTGCCAAAACAATTATTCCGCCGGTTTCATTCGGAGAATTAGGAATTCGAGAAGGTGCGTCAGTTTATTTTATAAAACAATTTGGCGGAACTGCGTCAACAGGATTTAATGCTTCTATTTTTCTTTTTTTGATCAATTTATTATTACCCTCATTGCTGGGCTTGATTTTACTGTTGAAGAGAAACAATGATTGA
- a CDS encoding radical SAM protein: MEINFFKYFTLKRLINAVSIILSFNLSKLFRRPIVWGMPLSYSIEPTNHCNLKCPECPSGLGSLTRPLGLLKPDDFKNWIDQIKDKGFYVQLFFQGEPYINKHLPEMIKYAQDCKVYISISTNGHFINEKNIDHILANAPDKLIYSVDGLDEKSYQNYRVGGTFKQADEGLRLLIRKRNKLKQKKPFVEFQFIVMKQNEHQLEDVKKYCNDVGVDKLVFKTMQISSYENAIKFLPSNPKYRRYKIGDESFEMKNGLKNHCFALWRTSVITWDGRVVPCCFDKDAKHTLGILNGKSFSDIWTSDQYQQFRKSVLLNRSGNDICRNCTEGLKVNIFEIEQ; this comes from the coding sequence TTGGAAATAAATTTCTTTAAATATTTTACTCTCAAGAGATTGATAAATGCAGTAAGCATAATTTTATCATTCAATCTTTCCAAGTTATTCCGCAGACCAATTGTCTGGGGAATGCCTCTTTCTTATTCAATCGAGCCAACAAATCATTGTAATTTAAAATGCCCTGAATGTCCATCAGGACTTGGCTCGTTAACGCGTCCGCTTGGCCTGTTGAAACCTGATGATTTCAAAAACTGGATTGATCAAATTAAAGATAAAGGATTTTATGTTCAGCTTTTTTTTCAGGGTGAACCTTACATTAACAAACATTTACCCGAGATGATAAAATATGCACAGGATTGTAAAGTTTATATTTCTATAAGTACTAATGGACACTTTATAAATGAAAAAAATATAGATCATATTCTTGCTAATGCGCCGGATAAGCTTATTTACTCAGTTGATGGTCTTGATGAAAAAAGTTATCAAAATTACAGAGTCGGCGGTACATTTAAGCAAGCTGATGAAGGTTTAAGATTATTAATTAGAAAACGAAACAAACTTAAACAAAAAAAACCATTTGTGGAATTTCAGTTTATTGTAATGAAACAAAATGAACATCAACTTGAGGATGTAAAAAAATATTGTAACGATGTTGGTGTAGATAAATTAGTGTTCAAAACAATGCAAATATCATCTTACGAAAACGCCATAAAATTTCTGCCTTCCAATCCAAAATACCGAAGGTATAAAATTGGGGATGAATCATTCGAAATGAAAAATGGATTAAAGAATCATTGTTTTGCTTTGTGGAGAACTTCAGTAATTACCTGGGATGGCAGAGTTGTTCCTTGCTGCTTTGATAAAGATGCAAAACATACACTTGGAATTCTAAATGGAAAAAGTTTTTCTGATATTTGGACATCAGATCAATATCAGCAATTCAGAAAGTCTGTGCTCCTAAACAGAAGCGGGAATGATATCTGCAGAAACTGTACTGAAGGATTAAAAGTAAATATTTTTGAAATTGAGCAATAA